One Bos taurus isolate L1 Dominette 01449 registration number 42190680 breed Hereford chromosome 16, ARS-UCD2.0, whole genome shotgun sequence DNA window includes the following coding sequences:
- the TNFSF4 gene encoding tumor necrosis factor ligand superfamily member 4 isoform X1: MEAKMEEVPSQYPPIQSIRVQFTKCENENGFIITSPDADGTMKVQNNSIIITCDGFYLISLKGYFSQELSLRLLYRKGREPLFSLNMVKIVDSVTVAYLRFKDKVYLNMTTQNASCEDIQVNGGELILIHQNPGGFCVY; the protein is encoded by the exons gtgCCATCTCAGTACCCTCCAATCCAGAGTATCAGAGTACAGTTTACCA AGTGTGAGAATGAGAACGGTTTCATCATCACATCCCCAGACGCGGATGGAACCATGAAGGTGCAGAACAACTCAATCATCATCACCTGTGATGGGTTCTATCTCATCTCTCTGAAGGGCTACTTCTCCCAGGAACTCAGCCTCAGGCTTCTGTACCGGAAGGGTCGGGAACCTCTCTTCTCCCTGAACATGGTCAAAATTGTTGACTCTGTCACAGTGGCCTATCTGCGTTTTAAGGACAAAGTCTACCTGAATATGACCACTCAGAATGCCTCCTGTGAAGACATCCAGGTGAATGGTGGGGAGTTGATTCTCATTCATCAAAATCCTGGTGGATTCTGTGTCTACTGA